Proteins encoded in a region of the Mercenaria mercenaria strain notata chromosome 1, MADL_Memer_1, whole genome shotgun sequence genome:
- the LOC128551202 gene encoding uncharacterized protein LOC128551202, with protein sequence MSGSEEQWSKFRRIRNDTIRSIKQAKATYYLNLADKLKTGTSSSKDWWKTLKPFITKDSSVSIPPLIDPFTNTPTTNDAAEKADLLNTYFAIQTRLDDETPPYPTIPPIERQLSPVTLIPKEVEDVLRNLQIDKASGPDGISNRILREASQQHSGPLCSLFNYSLHSANVPLSWKDANVCALFKKGDSSIPNNYRPISLLSCVEKVFEKALFKIFTTIFITQFSHSCAVWFLTRPFHCQSVDLPLQYLLQSSR encoded by the coding sequence ATGTCGGGATCTGAGGAGCAGTGGTCAAAATTTCGAAGGATCCGTAATGACACTATACGTTCCATCAAGCAAGCCAAAGCAACGTATTATTTAAATCTCGCAGACAAACTTAAGACCGGTACATCCTCTTCAAAAGACTGGTGGAAAACACTGAAACCCTTCATAACTAAAGATTCTTCTGTTTCTATTCCACCCCTTATCGATCCATTCACGAATACGCCGACCACAAATGACGCGGCAGAAAAGGCTGACCTTCTAAATACGTATTTTGCAATCCAGACTCGACTAGATGATGAAACTCCACCGTATCCAACCATCCCTCCTATCGAACGCCAGCTATCACCTGTAACTCTTATCCCGAAAGAAGTTGAGGATGTTCTTAGAAACTTGCAAATAGATAAGGCTTCTGGTCCCGATGGAATTAGTAACCGTATACTGCGCGAGGCATCTCAGCAACATTCCGGTCCTCTCTGCTCCTTATTTAACTATTCTCTGCACTCCGCTAATGTTCCTTTGTCCTGGAAAGACGCTAACGTGTGTGCTCTTTTCAAGAAAGGCGACTCCTCTATTCCAAACAACTATCGGCCTATATCTCTACTCAGCTGTGtagaaaaagtatttgaaaaagctctattcaaaatatttacaaccATCTTCATCACACAGTTTTCTCACTCCTGTGCAGTCTGGTTTCTTACCCGGCCATTCCACTGTCAGTCAGTTGACCTTCCTCTACAATACCTTTTGCAAAGCTCTAGATGA